In Cupriavidus basilensis, the following proteins share a genomic window:
- the flhA gene encoding flagellar biosynthesis protein FlhA, translated as MNALTSLFKLPGGQTGGQMKALAGPLLIIMILGMMILPLPPFILDLLFTFNIALSIMVLLVGMYTQKALDFAAFPAVLLFTTLLRLSLNVASTRVVLMEGHTGPDAAGKVIEAFGHFLVGGNFAVGIVVFAILVVINFMVITKGAGRIAEVGARFMLDAMPGKQMAIDADLNAGLINEEGAKKRRAEVSQESDFYGAMDGASKFVRGDAVAGLMIMFINVGAGMVVGMVQHDLDFATAVRNYTLLTIGDGLVAQIPALVISTAAGVIVSRVSNEQDVGQQLTGQLFSNPRVLYLTGAIIGMMGIIPGMPHVAFLAFAGALVWFGRYVARRDVAQAQEKKREERAPAVAPESTEASWDDVTLVDPLGMEVGYRLIPLVDRAQNGELLGRIKSIRKKVAQEIGFLVPVVHIRDNLELKPNAYRITLKGVEIGRGEAAPGQWMAINPGQVSGALPGTPSQDPAFGLPAVWIESGLKEQAQTYGYTVVDASTVVATHLNHLIHMHAAELLGRQEVQALLDRIAKESPKLTEDLVPKVITLTALQRILQNLLDESVPIRDMRTVLDVVAEHAPKVSDPNELTSLVRVALGRAITQQWFPNGADLQVIGLDAGLERVLSQALTNGGGIEPGLADALLQQTQGAVTRQEHLGLDPVLLVPHPLRPLLARFLRRTMPQLKVLSHAEVPDNRNIRITAMIGGTA; from the coding sequence ATGAACGCATTGACCTCGCTGTTCAAACTGCCGGGGGGCCAGACAGGCGGGCAGATGAAGGCCCTGGCCGGCCCGCTGCTGATCATCATGATCCTCGGCATGATGATCCTGCCGCTGCCACCCTTTATCCTGGATCTGCTGTTCACGTTCAACATCGCCCTGTCGATCATGGTGCTGCTGGTGGGCATGTACACCCAGAAGGCGCTGGACTTCGCCGCCTTCCCGGCGGTGCTGCTGTTCACCACGCTGCTGCGCCTGTCGCTCAACGTGGCCTCGACCCGGGTCGTGCTGATGGAAGGGCACACCGGGCCGGACGCCGCGGGCAAGGTGATCGAGGCCTTCGGCCACTTCCTGGTCGGCGGCAACTTTGCCGTGGGCATCGTGGTGTTCGCGATCCTGGTGGTGATCAACTTCATGGTCATCACCAAGGGCGCGGGGCGTATCGCCGAAGTTGGCGCGCGCTTCATGCTCGATGCCATGCCCGGCAAGCAGATGGCGATCGATGCCGACCTCAATGCAGGCCTGATCAATGAAGAAGGCGCCAAGAAGCGCCGCGCCGAGGTCTCGCAGGAATCGGACTTCTACGGCGCGATGGACGGCGCCAGCAAGTTCGTGCGCGGCGATGCCGTGGCGGGCCTGATGATCATGTTCATCAACGTCGGCGCCGGCATGGTGGTGGGCATGGTGCAGCATGACCTGGACTTCGCCACCGCGGTGCGCAACTACACGCTGTTGACCATCGGCGATGGCCTGGTCGCGCAGATCCCGGCGCTGGTGATTTCCACCGCCGCGGGTGTGATCGTTTCGCGGGTCTCCAACGAGCAGGACGTGGGCCAGCAGCTGACCGGCCAGCTGTTCTCCAATCCGCGCGTGCTCTACCTGACCGGCGCCATCATTGGCATGATGGGCATCATCCCGGGCATGCCGCACGTCGCCTTCCTGGCCTTTGCCGGCGCACTGGTGTGGTTCGGCCGCTATGTGGCACGCCGCGACGTGGCGCAGGCGCAGGAAAAGAAGCGCGAGGAACGCGCCCCCGCGGTGGCGCCGGAATCGACCGAAGCCAGCTGGGACGATGTCACCCTGGTCGATCCGCTCGGCATGGAGGTGGGCTATCGCCTGATCCCGCTGGTGGACCGCGCGCAGAACGGCGAGCTCCTCGGGCGCATCAAGAGCATCCGCAAGAAGGTGGCGCAGGAGATCGGCTTCCTGGTGCCGGTAGTGCATATCCGCGACAACCTGGAACTCAAGCCCAATGCTTACCGCATCACGCTCAAGGGCGTGGAGATCGGCCGCGGCGAAGCCGCGCCCGGGCAGTGGATGGCGATCAACCCCGGCCAGGTGTCCGGCGCGCTGCCGGGCACGCCCAGCCAGGACCCGGCCTTCGGCCTGCCCGCGGTGTGGATCGAGAGCGGCCTCAAGGAGCAGGCGCAGACCTACGGCTACACCGTGGTGGACGCAAGCACGGTAGTGGCGACTCACCTCAACCACCTGATCCACATGCACGCGGCTGAACTGCTTGGCCGCCAGGAAGTGCAGGCGCTGCTCGACCGCATCGCCAAGGAATCTCCCAAGCTCACCGAAGACCTGGTTCCCAAGGTCATCACGCTTACCGCGCTGCAAAGGATCCTGCAGAACCTGCTGGACGAAAGTGTGCCGATCCGCGACATGCGCACCGTGCTGGACGTGGTGGCCGAGCACGCGCCGAAGGTCAGCGATCCCAACGAGCTCACCTCGCTGGTGCGCGTGGCGCTGGGCCGTGCCATTACCCAGCAGTGGTTCCCCAACGGCGCCGACCTCCAGGTCATCGGCCTGGACGCCGGATTGGAGCGCGTGCTGTCGCAAGCGCTCACTAACGGCGGCGGCATCGAGCCGGGCCTGGCCGATGCGCTGCTGCAGCAGACGCAAGGCGCGGTGACCAGGCAAGAACATCTGGGGCTGGATCCGGTGCTGCTGGTGCCGCATCCGCTGCGCCCGTTGCTGGCGCGCTTCCTGCGCCGGACCATGCCGCAACTCAAGGTGCTCTCGCATGCCGAGGTGCCGGACAACCGAAATATCAGGATCACCGCCATGATCGGTGGCACAGCGTGA
- the flhB gene encoding flagellar biosynthesis protein FlhB, translating into MSEESDLEKTEPASARRLEKAREEGQVVRSRELATLIMLMSGVVGLWTLGGTLASKLDAVLHASLAFEPAIAFDTTRMMSRFGIAVWEGLLAFLPLLLFFGAAALAGPMLLGGWMFSAKSFAPDFSRLSPLKGLGRLFSSQSLVELAKAIAKALLVGSVAGWVLWRRLPEAIALMSAPIHEALLHMLEMVLSCSAMVAGSLVLVAALDVPWQYWTFYKKLRMTKEEVKQEHKDSEGDPHIKGRIRQQQRAMAKRRMMSEVPKADVVVTNPTHFAVALRYEEGRMSAPRVVAKGSDAIAARIREIAVENGVPLLSAPPLARALHRHVELGREIPAGLYTSVAEVLAWVYQLKHWHHSSGPHPAAPSDLLVPDELAVPESQA; encoded by the coding sequence ATGTCCGAAGAAAGCGATCTCGAGAAAACCGAACCCGCCTCAGCGCGGCGCCTGGAAAAGGCGCGCGAAGAGGGGCAGGTCGTGCGTTCGCGCGAGCTCGCCACGCTGATCATGCTGATGAGCGGCGTAGTGGGCCTGTGGACGCTGGGCGGCACGCTTGCCAGCAAGCTCGATGCCGTATTGCACGCCAGCCTGGCCTTCGAGCCGGCGATTGCCTTTGACACGACACGCATGATGTCGCGCTTTGGCATCGCAGTCTGGGAGGGCCTGCTGGCCTTCCTGCCGCTGCTGCTGTTCTTTGGCGCGGCAGCGCTGGCCGGCCCCATGCTGCTGGGCGGCTGGATGTTTTCCGCGAAGTCTTTCGCCCCGGATTTCTCCCGCCTCTCGCCACTCAAGGGGCTGGGCAGGTTGTTCTCCTCGCAGTCGCTGGTGGAACTGGCGAAGGCCATTGCCAAGGCGCTGCTGGTTGGCAGCGTGGCTGGCTGGGTGCTGTGGCGGCGGTTGCCCGAGGCCATTGCGCTGATGAGCGCGCCGATCCACGAAGCGCTGCTGCACATGCTGGAGATGGTGCTGAGCTGCTCCGCGATGGTGGCGGGTTCGCTGGTGCTGGTGGCCGCGCTCGACGTGCCCTGGCAGTACTGGACCTTCTACAAGAAGCTGCGCATGACCAAGGAAGAGGTCAAGCAGGAGCACAAGGACAGCGAAGGCGACCCGCACATCAAGGGGCGCATCCGCCAGCAGCAGCGTGCCATGGCCAAGCGCCGCATGATGTCCGAGGTGCCGAAGGCGGATGTGGTGGTCACCAACCCGACCCACTTTGCCGTGGCGCTGCGCTACGAAGAAGGCCGCATGAGCGCGCCGCGCGTGGTCGCCAAGGGCAGTGACGCGATTGCCGCGCGCATCCGCGAGATTGCCGTCGAGAACGGTGTGCCGTTGCTGAGCGCGCCGCCGCTGGCGCGCGCACTGCATCGTCACGTAGAGCTGGGCAGGGAAATCCCTGCCGGCCTGTATACCTCCGTGGCCGAAGTCCTGGCCTGGGTCTATCAACTGAAACACTGGCACCACAGCAGCGGCCCGCATCCGGCGGCACCCTCCGATCTGCTGGTGCCTGACGAGTTAGCCGTACCGGAAAGCCAAGCATGA
- the cheZ gene encoding protein phosphatase CheZ: MSTTPTLSNESAEQLFQRIGALTRMLRDNMRELGLDKEIERAAQAIPDARDRLSYIASMTEQAAERTLTAVELAQPIQSGMEKQAEALDKRWEAWFETPVELGDARELVLDTRAFLTDVPQQARATGSHLLDIMMAQDFQDLTGQVIKKMMDMIHSLEQELLQVLIDNVPADRRVEAPATLMNGPQVNPEGKADVVSDQSQVDDLLASLGF; encoded by the coding sequence ATGTCGACGACTCCGACTCTCAGCAACGAATCTGCCGAGCAGCTGTTCCAGCGCATTGGCGCCCTGACGCGGATGCTGCGCGACAATATGCGCGAATTGGGGCTCGACAAGGAAATCGAGCGTGCCGCGCAGGCCATCCCCGATGCGCGCGACCGGCTCAGCTATATCGCCTCCATGACCGAGCAGGCTGCCGAGCGCACGCTGACCGCGGTGGAACTGGCGCAGCCGATCCAGTCCGGCATGGAGAAACAGGCCGAGGCGCTCGACAAGCGCTGGGAAGCCTGGTTCGAAACGCCGGTGGAGCTGGGAGACGCGCGCGAGCTCGTGCTCGACACCCGCGCCTTCCTGACCGACGTGCCGCAGCAGGCCCGCGCCACCGGCAGCCACCTGCTCGACATCATGATGGCGCAGGACTTCCAGGACCTGACCGGCCAGGTCATCAAGAAGATGATGGACATGATCCACTCCCTGGAGCAGGAACTGCTGCAGGTGCTGATCGACAATGTCCCGGCCGATCGCCGCGTGGAAGCGCCGGCTACGTTGATGAATGGACCGCAGGTCAACCCCGAAGGCAAGGCCGACGTGGTTTCCGACCAGTCGCAGGTCGACGACCTGCTCGCCAGCCTGGGCTTCTGA
- the cheY gene encoding chemotaxis response regulator CheY codes for MDKNMKILVVDDFPTMRRIIRNLLKELGFANVEEAEDGAAGLEKVKDGSFQFVISDWNMPNMDGLSMLQAIRAEGPLAKLPVLMVTAEAKKENIIAAAQAGANGYVVKPFTAATLDEKITKIFEKLAKEGA; via the coding sequence GTGGACAAGAACATGAAGATCCTGGTGGTCGATGACTTCCCCACCATGCGTCGCATCATCCGCAACCTGCTTAAGGAACTGGGCTTTGCCAACGTCGAGGAAGCCGAAGACGGCGCCGCGGGCCTGGAGAAGGTCAAGGACGGCAGCTTCCAGTTCGTCATTTCCGACTGGAACATGCCGAACATGGACGGCCTGAGCATGCTGCAGGCGATTCGCGCCGAAGGGCCGCTGGCCAAGCTGCCGGTGCTGATGGTGACGGCCGAGGCCAAGAAGGAGAACATCATCGCCGCGGCACAGGCCGGCGCGAACGGCTATGTGGTCAAGCCATTCACGGCAGCGACGCTCGACGAGAAAATTACCAAGATCTTCGAGAAACTGGCGAAGGAAGGGGCATAA
- a CDS encoding protein-glutamate methylesterase/protein-glutamine glutaminase yields MTAAKIKVLCVDDSALIRSLMTEIINSQSDMEVVGTAPDPLVARDLIKRLNPDVLTLDVEMPRMDGLDFLERLMRLRPMPVLMVSSLTERGSEITMRALELGAVDFVTKPKLGIRDGLMDYTDTIADKIRAASRARIRSNAPASGEAAAPATPMLRSPLLSTEKLIIVGASTGGTEAIKEFLMPMPPDCPAVLIVQHMPAGFTRSFAQRLDGLCRITVKEAEHGERVLPGYAYIAPGDSHLLLARSGANYVAHLSQEPAVNRHRPSVEVLFDSAAKHAGKNAIGVMLTGMGKDGAQGMLRMREAGAYNLAQDESSCIVFGMPKEAIAAGGVHEVVPLHAMSQRVMARLATFGARAQRV; encoded by the coding sequence ATGACTGCCGCCAAGATCAAGGTATTGTGCGTGGACGACTCCGCGCTGATACGCAGCCTGATGACGGAGATCATCAACAGCCAGAGCGATATGGAGGTGGTGGGTACCGCCCCCGATCCGCTGGTGGCGCGCGACCTGATCAAGCGCCTGAATCCGGATGTGCTTACGCTGGACGTGGAAATGCCGCGCATGGACGGGCTGGATTTCCTCGAGCGGCTGATGCGCCTGCGCCCGATGCCGGTGCTGATGGTGTCGTCGCTGACCGAGCGCGGCTCGGAAATCACGATGCGCGCGCTGGAGCTCGGCGCGGTGGATTTCGTCACCAAGCCCAAGCTCGGCATCCGCGACGGCCTGATGGATTACACCGACACCATCGCCGACAAGATCCGTGCCGCGTCGCGTGCGCGCATCCGCAGCAACGCACCCGCCAGCGGGGAAGCGGCCGCGCCGGCTACCCCGATGCTGCGCAGCCCGTTGCTATCCACGGAAAAGCTGATTATCGTTGGTGCGTCCACCGGCGGCACCGAGGCCATCAAGGAATTCCTGATGCCGATGCCGCCCGATTGCCCCGCCGTGCTGATCGTCCAGCATATGCCGGCCGGCTTCACGCGCTCGTTCGCGCAGCGCTTGGACGGCCTGTGCCGGATCACGGTCAAGGAAGCGGAGCACGGCGAGCGCGTGCTGCCCGGCTACGCCTATATTGCCCCGGGCGACTCGCACCTGCTGCTCGCGCGCAGCGGGGCCAACTATGTGGCCCACCTGTCGCAGGAGCCGGCAGTCAACCGCCACCGGCCGTCGGTCGAGGTGCTGTTCGATTCGGCCGCCAAGCACGCAGGCAAGAACGCCATCGGCGTGATGCTGACGGGCATGGGCAAGGACGGGGCGCAAGGTATGCTGCGCATGCGCGAGGCCGGTGCCTATAACCTGGCACAGGATGAGAGCAGTTGCATCGTGTTCGGCATGCCCAAGGAGGCGATAGCCGCCGGTGGGGTGCATGAGGTAGTACCGCTGCACGCGATGAGCCAGCGCGTGATGGCGCGCCTGGCCACCTTCGGGGCGCGCGCGCAGCGAGTTTGA
- the cheD gene encoding chemoreceptor glutamine deamidase CheD translates to MRTPQLPEAIATRSYFDREFGKQAIKLLPNEYYVTREDVVLTTVLGSCVAACIRDETAGVGGMNHFMLPDDDGAGAGADRLLSASMRYGSYALEVLINELLKMGARRERLEAKVFGGGAVLANMTTLNIGDRNAEFVLRYLKAEEIRVAAQDLRGPHARRVSYFPLTGLALVRRLTRQDDQVVVERNERALARAIASSATAPAKGGAELFSRRAPSAAVS, encoded by the coding sequence ATGCGCACGCCCCAATTGCCCGAGGCGATTGCCACCCGCAGCTACTTTGACCGGGAATTCGGCAAGCAAGCCATCAAGCTGCTGCCCAACGAGTATTACGTGACCCGCGAGGACGTGGTGCTGACCACGGTGCTCGGCTCGTGCGTAGCAGCATGCATCCGCGACGAGACGGCCGGGGTCGGGGGCATGAACCATTTCATGCTGCCGGACGATGATGGTGCGGGCGCGGGTGCGGACCGGCTGCTCAGCGCATCGATGCGCTACGGCTCCTACGCGCTGGAAGTGCTGATCAACGAATTGCTGAAGATGGGCGCGCGCCGCGAGCGGCTCGAAGCCAAGGTGTTCGGCGGCGGCGCGGTGCTGGCCAACATGACCACGCTCAATATCGGCGATCGCAACGCCGAGTTCGTGCTCAGGTACCTGAAGGCCGAGGAGATCCGCGTGGCCGCCCAGGACCTGCGTGGCCCGCACGCGCGCCGCGTCAGCTATTTCCCGCTTACCGGGCTGGCGCTGGTGCGCCGGCTCACCCGACAGGACGACCAGGTGGTGGTCGAGCGCAACGAACGCGCGCTGGCACGCGCCATTGCCAGCTCCGCGACGGCGCCCGCAAAGGGCGGCGCGGAACTGTTTTCGCGGCGTGCGCCGTCGGCTGCCGTTTCCTGA